In Mixta intestinalis, the following are encoded in one genomic region:
- a CDS encoding FlxA-like family protein yields MTTINTFTSAVSSGNASGSSDVSSQISRLTSQVAKLQQQLKEVNNSDSTTEEKQKQQEQLQAQIKLLQAQLAQLQRQQAEEANKKQQTHENDSENTKIADGVNRPTDNNQINVYI; encoded by the coding sequence ATGACAACCATCAATACCTTTACCAGTGCCGTCAGTTCCGGTAACGCCAGCGGCAGCAGTGACGTTTCATCGCAAATTTCACGCCTCACCAGTCAGGTGGCTAAACTGCAACAGCAGCTAAAGGAGGTGAATAACTCCGATTCCACTACCGAGGAAAAACAGAAGCAGCAGGAGCAGCTACAGGCGCAAATTAAGCTGTTACAGGCGCAGCTGGCCCAGCTACAGCGCCAGCAGGCAGAAGAGGCGAATAAAAAACAACAGACGCACGAAAACGACAGCGAGAACACAAAAATCGCCGATGGCGTTAACCGTCCGACTGACAATAATCAGATTAACGTTTATATCTAA
- a CDS encoding Nramp family divalent metal transporter, translated as MLEGRTAERAARGARKIKLALLGPAFIAAIGYIDPGNFATNIQAGASYGYKLLWVVVWANIMAMVIQLMSAKLGIATGKNLAEHIRDRFPRPAVWFYWVQAEIIAMATDLAEFIGAALGFKMLFGISLLQGAVLTGIATFLILMLQNRGQKPLELVIGGLLLFVAAAYIVELFFSQPKMSELVQGMALPSLPTADAVFLAAGVLGATIMPHVIYLHSSLTQNGGRGSSRGERYSSTKLDVAIAMTIAGFVNLAMMATAAAAFHFNGHSGVADLDQAYLTLKPLLSDAAALVFGLSLVAAGLSSTVVGTLAGQVVMQGFIHFHIPLWLRRAITMLPSFIVIMAGWDPTRILVMSQVLLSFGIALALIPLLVFTGKQELMGDMTNSRIMQGVGWLIVGLVVALNIYLLAGEALGLG; from the coding sequence ATGTTAGAAGGCCGCACCGCGGAACGAGCAGCACGCGGAGCCCGCAAAATCAAGCTGGCACTGCTGGGGCCGGCTTTTATCGCGGCAATTGGCTATATCGATCCTGGAAACTTCGCCACCAATATTCAGGCTGGCGCTTCCTACGGCTATAAGCTGCTGTGGGTGGTGGTATGGGCCAATATTATGGCGATGGTGATCCAGCTGATGTCCGCCAAGCTGGGCATCGCTACCGGGAAAAACCTCGCAGAACATATACGCGATCGCTTCCCGCGCCCGGCGGTATGGTTTTACTGGGTACAGGCGGAAATTATCGCCATGGCTACCGATTTGGCGGAGTTTATTGGTGCCGCGCTCGGTTTCAAAATGCTGTTTGGCATCTCACTGTTACAGGGCGCGGTACTGACCGGTATTGCGACCTTTCTGATACTGATGCTGCAAAACCGCGGGCAGAAACCGCTGGAGCTGGTGATTGGCGGGCTGCTGCTGTTTGTGGCCGCTGCCTATATCGTTGAGCTGTTCTTTTCGCAGCCGAAGATGAGCGAGCTGGTGCAGGGGATGGCGCTGCCCTCATTGCCAACCGCAGACGCGGTCTTCCTCGCGGCGGGCGTGCTGGGCGCGACCATTATGCCGCACGTTATCTATCTGCACTCCTCGCTGACGCAAAACGGCGGGCGCGGCAGCTCACGTGGCGAGCGCTATTCCTCCACCAAGCTGGACGTAGCGATTGCCATGACTATCGCCGGATTCGTTAACCTGGCGATGATGGCGACGGCGGCGGCGGCCTTCCACTTTAACGGGCACTCCGGGGTGGCGGATCTCGATCAGGCCTATCTGACGCTGAAGCCGCTGCTAAGCGATGCCGCCGCGCTGGTCTTTGGGCTGAGTCTGGTAGCAGCGGGCCTCTCCTCAACGGTAGTCGGTACGCTGGCGGGCCAGGTGGTGATGCAGGGCTTTATTCATTTCCATATTCCGCTCTGGCTGCGTCGTGCTATTACCATGCTGCCTTCTTTTATTGTGATTATGGCGGGATGGGACCCGACGCGCATTCTGGTGATGAGTCAGGTGCTGCTAAGTTTTGGTATTGCGCTGGCGCTAATCCCGCTGCTGGTATTTACCGGCAAGCAAGAGTTGATGGGCGATATGACTAACTCGCGTATCATGCAGGGCGTAGGCTGGCTGATTGTCGGGCTGGTAGTGGCGTTAAATATCTATCTGCTGGCAGGCGAGGCGCTGGGCCTCGGCTGA
- a CDS encoding NupC/NupG family nucleoside CNT transporter: MSHILHFVLALVVVALLALLVSRDRKRIRVRFIIQLLVIEVLLAWFFLNSEAGLGFVKGFAGLFDYLLKYAAEGTNFVFGGMSDKGMAFFFLNVLCPIVFISALIGILQHLRILPIVIRAIGTVLSKINGMGKLESFNAVSSLILGQSENFIAYKDILGKMSQRRMYTMAATAMSTVSMSIVGAYMTMLQPKYVVAALVLNMFSTFIVLSLINPYSVENEEDLQLNDLHKDQSFFEMLGEYILAGFRVAIIVAAMLIGFIALISCINALFDAIFGISFQGVLGYIFFPFAWVMGVPANEALQVGGIMATKLVSNEFVAMMELQKIATQLSPRGEGILSVFLVSFANFSSIGIVAGAIKGLHEEQGNVVSRFGLKLLYGSTLVSVLSASIAGLVLGG; the protein is encoded by the coding sequence ATGTCCCACATTTTGCATTTTGTTCTGGCGCTGGTTGTGGTTGCCTTGCTGGCATTGCTGGTGAGCCGCGATCGCAAACGCATCCGCGTCCGTTTTATTATACAGCTGTTAGTGATTGAGGTTCTGCTTGCCTGGTTTTTCCTCAACTCTGAAGCTGGCCTGGGATTCGTAAAAGGCTTTGCTGGCCTGTTTGACTACCTGTTGAAATACGCAGCTGAAGGGACCAACTTCGTATTCGGCGGTATGAGTGATAAAGGTATGGCGTTCTTCTTCCTTAACGTCCTCTGCCCGATTGTGTTTATCTCCGCTCTGATTGGTATTTTGCAGCATCTGCGTATTCTGCCGATCGTTATCCGCGCTATCGGCACCGTGCTGTCAAAAATTAACGGCATGGGTAAACTGGAATCATTTAACGCGGTCAGTTCACTGATTCTGGGACAGTCAGAAAACTTTATCGCTTATAAAGATATCCTTGGCAAGATGTCGCAGCGCCGCATGTACACCATGGCCGCTACCGCGATGTCCACCGTTTCCATGTCGATCGTCGGTGCCTATATGACGATGCTGCAACCAAAATATGTGGTTGCCGCGCTGGTATTGAATATGTTCAGTACCTTTATCGTGCTGTCGCTGATCAACCCCTACAGCGTGGAAAATGAAGAAGATCTACAGCTTAACGATCTGCATAAAGATCAGAGCTTCTTTGAAATGCTGGGTGAATATATTCTGGCTGGTTTCCGCGTAGCGATTATCGTCGCGGCGATGCTGATCGGCTTTATCGCCCTGATTAGCTGCATCAACGCGCTGTTTGACGCCATCTTCGGCATCAGCTTCCAGGGCGTACTTGGCTATATCTTCTTCCCGTTCGCCTGGGTTATGGGCGTACCGGCAAACGAAGCGTTGCAGGTAGGCGGTATTATGGCTACCAAGCTGGTTTCCAACGAATTTGTAGCGATGATGGAGCTACAAAAAATTGCCACTCAACTTTCACCGCGCGGCGAAGGCATCCTTTCCGTGTTCCTGGTCTCCTTTGCTAACTTCTCTTCTATCGGCATCGTGGCCGGTGCGATTAAAGGTCTGCATGAGGAACAGGGCAACGTGGTTTCGCGCTTCGGCCTGAAGCTGCTTTACGGTTCTACGCTGGTGAGCGTGCTTTCAGCCTCTATCGCAGGGCTGGTATTAGGTGGTTGA
- a CDS encoding YfeC-like transcriptional regulator, which translates to MKEEWLTPDELAQRTGYTRQTINKWIKREGWITKPKPGVQGGKARVVKIDERVTNYLNAARHVAEPAGAYLAKQGTLPTLLLSCVQQMTPLEQETLQKLLLREGVKGLLQRLNIEDE; encoded by the coding sequence GTGAAAGAGGAATGGCTAACTCCGGATGAGCTTGCCCAACGAACAGGCTATACGCGCCAGACGATCAATAAATGGATTAAGCGCGAGGGTTGGATCACTAAGCCCAAACCGGGCGTTCAGGGTGGAAAAGCACGCGTTGTAAAAATCGATGAGCGGGTCACTAACTATTTGAATGCTGCCCGTCATGTCGCTGAACCGGCGGGTGCCTATCTGGCGAAACAGGGAACCTTGCCTACGCTATTACTTTCCTGCGTTCAGCAGATGACGCCGCTGGAACAGGAGACGTTGCAAAAGCTGCTGTTGCGCGAAGGTGTGAAAGGATTACTGCAACGGCTGAATATTGAAGATGAGTAA
- the gltX gene encoding glutamate--tRNA ligase → MKIKTRFAPSPTGYLHVGGARTALYSWLFARNHEGEFVLRIEDTDLERSTQQAIDAIMDGMNWLNLDWDEGPYYQTKRFDRYNAVIDEMLEAGTAYKCYCSKERLEQLRETQMANGEKPRYDGHCRDSHEHHAADEPHVVRFRNPQEGSVVFDDQIRGPIEFSNQELDDLIIRRTDGSPTYNFCVVIDDWDMEITHVIRGEDHINNTPRQINILKAIGAQVPVYAHVSMILGDDGKKLSKRHGAVGVMQYRDDGYLPEALLNYLVRLGWSHGDQEIFSIDEMKQFFSLDAVSKSASTFNTEKLLWLNHHYINTLPPEYVATHLQWHIEQAQIDTRTGPELAQLVKLLGERCKTLKEMAASCRYFYEDFDTFDADAAKKHLRPVARQPLEMVRDKLAAIGDWTAENVHHAIQATADELEVGMGKVGMPLRVAVTGAGQSPALDVTVQAIGKTRTVARIEQALAFISEREAQG, encoded by the coding sequence ATGAAAATCAAAACCCGTTTCGCGCCGAGTCCGACCGGTTACCTGCATGTCGGCGGCGCCCGTACCGCACTCTATTCCTGGCTGTTTGCTCGTAACCACGAAGGTGAATTTGTCCTGCGCATTGAAGATACCGACCTGGAGCGCTCCACGCAGCAGGCCATCGACGCGATTATGGATGGCATGAACTGGCTGAATCTTGACTGGGATGAAGGCCCTTACTATCAGACTAAGCGCTTCGATCGCTATAACGCGGTGATTGACGAGATGCTGGAAGCGGGAACGGCCTATAAATGCTACTGCTCGAAAGAGCGTTTAGAGCAGCTGCGCGAAACGCAGATGGCAAACGGCGAAAAGCCGCGCTATGACGGTCATTGCCGCGACAGCCATGAGCATCATGCCGCAGACGAGCCGCACGTGGTGCGCTTCCGCAATCCGCAGGAAGGCTCGGTAGTGTTTGACGATCAGATCCGTGGTCCGATTGAATTCAGCAATCAGGAGCTGGACGATCTGATTATTCGCCGCACCGACGGTTCGCCAACCTATAACTTCTGCGTAGTCATTGATGACTGGGATATGGAAATCACCCACGTTATTCGTGGCGAAGACCATATCAACAACACGCCGCGCCAGATCAATATCCTGAAGGCTATCGGCGCACAGGTGCCGGTCTATGCGCATGTTTCCATGATTCTGGGCGACGATGGCAAAAAACTTTCTAAACGCCACGGCGCGGTAGGGGTCATGCAGTATCGTGACGATGGCTATCTGCCGGAAGCGCTGCTCAATTACCTGGTTCGCCTGGGCTGGTCACACGGCGATCAGGAAATTTTTTCGATTGACGAGATGAAACAGTTCTTCTCGCTGGATGCGGTAAGCAAATCTGCCAGCACCTTCAATACCGAAAAGCTGCTGTGGCTGAATCATCACTATATCAACACGCTGCCGCCGGAATATGTTGCTACGCATCTGCAATGGCACATCGAGCAGGCGCAGATCGATACCCGTACCGGCCCTGAACTGGCACAGCTGGTAAAACTGCTGGGCGAGCGCTGCAAGACGCTGAAAGAGATGGCTGCCTCCTGCCGCTATTTCTATGAAGACTTTGACACGTTTGATGCGGATGCCGCGAAAAAACATCTGCGTCCGGTAGCGCGTCAGCCACTGGAAATGGTACGCGACAAACTGGCCGCGATCGGCGACTGGACGGCAGAAAACGTACACCATGCCATTCAGGCGACGGCGGACGAGCTGGAAGTGGGAATGGGCAAAGTAGGTATGCCGCTGCGTGTCGCCGTAACGGGAGCGGGGCAGTCGCCTGCGCTGGATGTCACCGTACAGGCAATCGGCAAAACCCGTACCGTTGCGCGCATCGAGCAAGCGCTGGCATTTATTAGTGAGCGCGAAGCGCAGGGCTAA
- a CDS encoding sodium:solute symporter family protein: MSNHTVITVIVILYVLIMIGVSLYARTRINNSDDYHLAGRRLGTVMLAGTLAATEIGGGSTIGVTAKAYGEWGISAAWYVIATGIGIFLVAFIAPYMRRAMATTVPEIIGRRYGKSSHLITSILSVISLISLAAAQITACATVVSVMLNIHFSIALLVAGCLLVFYTWVGGMWSLSLTDFIQFFIIVFGFTIAVIYILASDPAGWTHVFHALPQEKLSTTRLGWGSIIGLIVMYFMTFCTGQEAVQRFYSAKNEKIAIRGALLCGLVIAAYALVPAIFGLIASVYYPDITANDALAITAANKLPPLFAGVILSAVLFATMSSGSGDLLGASSIMVKDIYYGFINKKAHTSESELKSSKRIVIITGVIAIIIAFFSQQIIELLIFAFTIRATGPFAAYLYGLLADYVTPRAGLLSIIVGTLAGIIWQCLGQPYGIYAIIIGALMSLISFLITRKVDRLLGIKGSPSLYHE, translated from the coding sequence GTGAGTAACCATACCGTCATTACCGTCATCGTTATTCTCTATGTCCTTATAATGATTGGCGTCTCTCTCTATGCCAGAACACGTATAAACAACTCAGACGATTATCATCTTGCCGGGCGACGTTTAGGTACAGTTATGCTGGCAGGCACGTTGGCAGCCACGGAAATTGGCGGCGGCAGCACCATTGGCGTAACGGCTAAAGCCTATGGGGAATGGGGTATCTCCGCTGCCTGGTATGTTATCGCTACCGGTATCGGTATTTTCCTGGTGGCGTTTATTGCGCCTTATATGCGCCGGGCGATGGCGACAACGGTGCCGGAAATCATCGGCAGACGTTATGGCAAAAGCAGCCATTTAATTACCAGTATCCTGTCGGTTATTTCTTTAATCTCCCTGGCGGCAGCGCAGATTACCGCCTGTGCGACCGTGGTCAGCGTAATGCTGAATATTCATTTTTCGATAGCGCTGCTGGTTGCCGGTTGCCTGCTGGTTTTTTATACCTGGGTCGGCGGCATGTGGAGCCTGTCGCTTACCGATTTCATCCAGTTTTTTATTATCGTTTTCGGCTTCACCATTGCTGTGATCTATATTCTGGCCAGCGATCCCGCTGGCTGGACGCACGTTTTCCACGCCCTGCCTCAGGAAAAATTATCCACCACCCGCCTGGGCTGGGGCTCAATCATTGGTCTGATCGTTATGTATTTCATGACATTTTGTACCGGACAGGAAGCGGTTCAGCGTTTTTACTCGGCTAAAAATGAAAAAATAGCGATACGCGGTGCCCTGCTGTGCGGCCTGGTGATCGCGGCCTATGCGCTGGTACCGGCTATTTTCGGTCTTATCGCCTCCGTCTATTATCCTGATATTACGGCTAACGATGCGCTGGCAATTACCGCCGCGAATAAGCTACCGCCGCTGTTTGCCGGCGTGATATTGTCCGCCGTTCTGTTTGCTACCATGTCGAGCGGCTCTGGTGATTTACTGGGTGCCTCCAGTATTATGGTTAAAGATATCTATTACGGTTTCATTAATAAAAAAGCGCATACGTCGGAAAGCGAACTAAAGAGCAGTAAAAGAATTGTAATCATTACCGGTGTTATCGCTATTATTATCGCTTTCTTTAGCCAGCAGATTATTGAGCTGTTGATTTTCGCTTTTACGATTCGCGCTACCGGCCCGTTTGCCGCTTATCTGTACGGCCTGCTGGCGGATTACGTTACACCGCGCGCTGGCTTATTGTCGATTATTGTCGGCACCCTGGCAGGGATAATATGGCAATGTCTGGGGCAGCCCTATGGCATTTATGCCATTATTATCGGCGCGTTAATGAGCTTAATTAGCTTCCTGATTACACGGAAAGTGGATAGATTACTGGGTATCAAAGGTTCTCCATCTTTGTATCACGAATAA
- a CDS encoding LysR family transcriptional regulator produces MNYTLRQLRVFVAVAQQGSFSQAGQAIGLSQSAVSHSIKELEAEMGIRLLDRTTREVILTGAGQQLATRLEHLLEELHTTLLDSRSFGQQRSGTVRVAASQTISAHLMPQCLAASQRRYPEIKVTLRDRPQQWVVQSVRDAEVDFGIVVGPLAAGEFESQSILAEPFLLLCRQDDVLAQAETVYWSMLSGRTMVLQDYASGSRVLIDEALKQQQVSAEIVQEIGHPTTLYPMVEAGIGISILPALALPLPAGRPLMVRRLEPEINRTLMLIRRKNRSLSPAAEVIWQEVRQQAMLLTQQRQQMPAF; encoded by the coding sequence ATGAATTATACCTTACGTCAGCTACGGGTGTTCGTTGCCGTAGCACAGCAGGGCAGCTTCAGTCAGGCGGGGCAGGCGATAGGTTTAAGCCAGTCCGCCGTCAGCCACAGCATTAAAGAGCTGGAGGCAGAAATGGGAATACGCCTGCTGGATCGAACCACACGTGAAGTGATTCTGACCGGAGCCGGTCAACAGCTTGCGACGAGGCTGGAGCATCTGCTGGAAGAGTTGCACACCACGCTGCTTGATAGCCGTAGCTTTGGTCAGCAGCGCAGCGGCACGGTCAGAGTTGCTGCCAGCCAGACTATATCGGCTCATTTAATGCCCCAGTGCCTCGCCGCCAGCCAGCGTCGTTACCCGGAAATTAAGGTGACGCTGCGCGATCGCCCTCAACAATGGGTGGTGCAAAGCGTGCGCGATGCGGAAGTTGATTTTGGCATTGTGGTCGGCCCGCTGGCGGCAGGCGAGTTTGAATCTCAGTCAATTCTGGCGGAGCCTTTTCTGCTGCTTTGCCGTCAGGATGATGTGCTGGCGCAGGCAGAAACGGTTTACTGGTCGATGCTGAGCGGGCGCACCATGGTGTTGCAGGATTACGCCTCCGGCAGTCGGGTACTGATTGATGAGGCGTTGAAACAGCAGCAGGTTTCGGCAGAGATCGTACAGGAGATTGGACATCCCACCACGCTCTATCCGATGGTGGAAGCGGGGATCGGCATCAGTATTTTACCGGCGCTGGCGTTGCCGCTACCGGCAGGTCGCCCGTTGATGGTGCGCAGGCTGGAGCCGGAAATCAATCGTACCTTAATGCTGATTCGGCGCAAAAACCGCTCGTTGTCGCCAGCGGCTGAGGTGATTTGGCAGGAAGTACGCCAGCAGGCGATGCTGCTGACGCAACAGCGGCAACAAATGCCCGCTTTTTAG
- a CDS encoding DUF2502 domain-containing protein, translating into MKRAIIIAALLACLSPFTIHTARADGATLTLLPGVTLQLGDRDRHGQYWDGGRWRDGRWWRDRYEWQQGRWWRHEEWRRQREWRHREWRREREWRHHERAREHHHRQWEKHHRHHHD; encoded by the coding sequence ATGAAACGCGCCATTATTATTGCCGCTTTGCTGGCATGTTTGTCCCCTTTCACAATACACACAGCACGTGCCGACGGCGCTACGCTTACTCTGCTTCCTGGCGTTACCCTACAGCTGGGCGATCGCGATCGTCACGGACAATATTGGGACGGCGGCCGCTGGCGCGATGGGCGCTGGTGGCGTGACCGCTATGAATGGCAGCAGGGACGCTGGTGGCGTCATGAGGAGTGGCGACGTCAGCGGGAGTGGCGGCATCGCGAATGGCGGCGGGAGCGGGAGTGGCGGCACCATGAGCGCGCCCGCGAGCACCATCACCGCCAGTGGGAAAAACATCACCGTCATCATCACGATTAA
- a CDS encoding alpha-keto acid decarboxylase family protein, translating to MSAFTVSDYLLQRLNEIGINHLFGVPGDFNLTFLDRVIAHPRLAWVGCANELNAAYAADGYARSRGAAALLTTFGVGELSAINGTAGSYAEYLPVIHIVGAPSLAAQRRGDLIHHSLGDGDFSHFLRMQREVTVAQAVLNAENACAEIDRVIGEALKQRRPGYLLLPVDVVGAAVDAPAQPLLPRNVADTQVLNAFRAAADKLLAQAGSVSLLADFLADRFDVTQQLAHWLEAVPLPHATLLMGKGILNEQQPGFVGTYAGEGCAEEARRAIEQAEAIITVGVRFTDTITVGFTQRIAPARNIDVQPFSATVAGEHFSPLPMDAAVTALRQLCERYAARWPQPVCSPAPLAQDDRPVMTQNAFWQAMQDFLRPGDLILAEQGTAAFGAAALRLPAGAQLVTQPLWGSIGYTLPAAFGAQTAQPERRVILLIGDGSAQLTVQELSSMMRDNLKPLIFLLNNEGYTVERAINGADQRYNDIAAWNWTQIPQALSESCPAQSWRVVEPVQLTEVMKLIADAPRLSLVEVVLPRLDLPPLLQQVSASLNQRNSA from the coding sequence ATGTCTGCCTTCACCGTAAGTGATTATCTGCTACAGCGCCTGAATGAAATCGGTATCAATCATCTGTTTGGCGTGCCGGGCGATTTTAACCTGACGTTTCTTGACCGGGTCATCGCTCATCCCCGTCTGGCCTGGGTAGGCTGTGCCAACGAGCTGAATGCCGCTTACGCGGCGGATGGCTACGCCCGCAGCCGCGGCGCGGCGGCGCTGTTGACCACCTTCGGCGTTGGCGAGCTGAGTGCCATCAACGGTACGGCGGGCAGTTATGCGGAATATCTGCCGGTTATTCATATCGTCGGCGCGCCTTCACTGGCCGCCCAGCGACGCGGCGATCTTATTCACCACTCGTTAGGCGACGGCGATTTCAGCCATTTTCTCCGTATGCAGCGTGAAGTAACTGTAGCGCAGGCGGTGCTGAACGCTGAGAACGCCTGCGCTGAGATCGATCGGGTTATTGGCGAAGCATTAAAGCAGCGGCGTCCCGGCTATCTGCTGTTGCCGGTGGATGTGGTGGGCGCTGCCGTTGATGCACCCGCGCAGCCGCTGTTGCCGCGCAACGTCGCCGATACGCAGGTGCTGAATGCCTTTCGTGCCGCGGCGGATAAGTTACTGGCGCAGGCGGGCAGCGTTTCGCTGCTGGCAGATTTTCTCGCCGATCGTTTTGACGTAACGCAGCAGCTGGCGCACTGGCTGGAGGCGGTGCCGCTGCCGCACGCCACGCTGCTGATGGGGAAAGGCATACTGAATGAGCAGCAGCCGGGGTTTGTCGGCACCTATGCGGGCGAAGGCTGCGCGGAAGAAGCGCGTCGGGCGATTGAGCAGGCGGAGGCGATTATCACCGTTGGAGTGCGCTTTACCGATACCATTACCGTTGGCTTTACCCAGCGCATTGCGCCTGCCAGAAATATAGATGTACAGCCGTTTAGCGCGACGGTGGCGGGCGAGCATTTCTCCCCGCTGCCGATGGACGCGGCGGTTACCGCGTTGCGCCAGCTGTGTGAACGTTATGCCGCTCGCTGGCCGCAGCCTGTCTGCTCGCCCGCGCCGTTGGCACAGGACGATCGCCCCGTTATGACGCAAAATGCCTTCTGGCAGGCGATGCAGGATTTCTTGCGGCCAGGCGATCTGATACTGGCGGAGCAGGGCACCGCCGCCTTTGGCGCGGCGGCGCTGCGTCTGCCTGCCGGTGCGCAGCTGGTGACGCAGCCGCTGTGGGGATCTATCGGCTATACTTTGCCGGCGGCCTTCGGCGCGCAGACGGCGCAGCCTGAACGGCGGGTCATTTTGCTGATTGGTGACGGCTCGGCGCAGCTAACGGTGCAGGAACTCAGTTCGATGATGCGCGACAATCTGAAGCCGCTGATTTTCCTGCTGAACAATGAAGGTTATACCGTAGAGCGCGCTATCAACGGTGCCGATCAGCGCTATAACGATATCGCCGCCTGGAACTGGACGCAGATACCGCAGGCGCTGAGCGAATCGTGTCCGGCGCAGAGCTGGCGCGTGGTTGAGCCGGTTCAGCTCACTGAAGTCATGAAGCTCATCGCCGACGCGCCGCGTCTGTCGCTGGTGGAAGTGGTGCTGCCGCGGCTTGATTTACCGCCGCTGCTGCAACAGGTTTCCGCTTCGCTAAACCAGCGCAATTCCGCATAG
- a CDS encoding aldo/keto reductase, whose protein sequence is MHYQPDTARYRQMEYRRSGRSGLKLPAVSLGLWHNFGDSTRVDNSRELLRHAFDRGITHFDLANNYGPPPGSAEENFGRILREDFRSYRDELIISTKAGYTMWDGPYGDWGSRKYLISSLDQSLKRMGLEYVDIFYHHRPDPETPLEETMMALDQVVRQGKALYAAISNYPAELAAQAIEILRQLGTPCLIHQPKYSLFERQPEEGLLEVLQHNGVGCIAFSPLAGGVLTDRYLHGVPEDSRAASGSRFLNVDQLTPEKMAKVQQLNAIAQRRGQKLAQMALAWVLRQPAMTSVLIGASKTSQIDDAVEMLQQSPLSAQELQEIDALLS, encoded by the coding sequence ATGCATTATCAACCGGACACCGCCCGCTATCGGCAGATGGAGTATCGTCGCTCAGGCCGCAGCGGCCTTAAGCTGCCTGCCGTTTCACTTGGTCTGTGGCATAACTTCGGCGACAGCACTCGCGTCGATAACAGCCGTGAGCTGTTGCGCCATGCCTTCGATCGCGGCATCACCCATTTTGACCTGGCGAACAACTACGGCCCGCCGCCAGGATCGGCTGAAGAGAATTTTGGCAGGATCCTGCGCGAGGATTTTCGCTCCTATCGTGATGAACTGATTATCTCGACCAAAGCGGGCTACACCATGTGGGACGGCCCCTACGGTGACTGGGGATCGCGTAAATATCTTATCTCCAGCCTCGATCAGAGCCTGAAGCGTATGGGGCTGGAATATGTGGATATTTTCTATCACCATCGTCCGGACCCGGAAACGCCGCTGGAAGAAACCATGATGGCGCTCGATCAGGTGGTGCGTCAGGGGAAAGCGCTGTATGCCGCTATTTCCAACTACCCCGCAGAGCTTGCGGCGCAGGCGATTGAGATTCTGCGTCAGCTGGGCACGCCCTGCCTGATTCACCAGCCAAAGTATTCGCTGTTTGAGCGCCAGCCGGAAGAAGGGTTGCTGGAAGTATTGCAACATAACGGGGTTGGCTGTATCGCCTTTTCTCCGCTGGCCGGAGGCGTACTGACCGATCGCTATCTGCATGGCGTACCGGAAGATTCACGCGCTGCCAGCGGCAGCCGCTTCCTGAACGTCGATCAGCTGACGCCGGAGAAAATGGCGAAAGTGCAGCAGTTAAACGCTATCGCTCAGCGTCGCGGTCAGAAACTGGCGCAGATGGCGCTGGCATGGGTGCTGCGCCAGCCCGCCATGACCAGCGTGCTGATCGGGGCCAGCAAAACCAGTCAGATTGATGACGCGGTAGAAATGCTTCAGCAAAGCCCGCTTAGCGCGCAGGAACTACAGGAGATCGACGCGCTGCTAAGCTAA
- a CDS encoding formate/nitrite transporter family protein, which translates to MSLHSPKEIAAIAIQSGVTKSRLPVSTLLILGFMAGAFIAVGFLLDLHVINKLPADWGSFGGFLGAAVFPVGLILTILAGGELLTGNMLALPVAWFARQVSGFSVLRNWFWVTIANFIGSVAVAWFFGHMLGMTEGDYLNKTVAIASAKVNADFTHAFISGIGCNWLVCLAVWLAFASKDMVGKILGAWFPVMAFVAIGFQHVVANMFIVPAAIFAGQLTWADYLPNFIGVYLGNAVGGAVFVGLAYFLAYRPAPEAAPASR; encoded by the coding sequence ATGTCCTTGCATTCACCTAAAGAAATCGCCGCCATCGCTATCCAGTCGGGGGTGACAAAAAGCCGTTTGCCGGTTTCCACTCTGTTAATTCTTGGCTTTATGGCTGGCGCCTTTATTGCGGTCGGTTTCCTGCTCGACCTGCACGTTATCAACAAACTGCCTGCCGACTGGGGCTCCTTCGGTGGCTTCCTCGGGGCTGCCGTATTCCCCGTTGGCCTGATTCTGACCATTCTTGCTGGCGGTGAACTGCTAACCGGCAATATGCTGGCTCTGCCTGTCGCCTGGTTTGCCCGTCAGGTCAGCGGCTTCAGCGTGCTGCGCAACTGGTTCTGGGTCACTATCGCTAACTTCATCGGCAGCGTGGCGGTGGCCTGGTTCTTTGGTCATATGCTGGGGATGACCGAAGGGGATTATCTGAACAAAACCGTCGCTATCGCCAGCGCCAAGGTTAACGCCGATTTTACCCACGCGTTTATTTCCGGTATCGGCTGCAACTGGCTGGTATGCCTCGCCGTCTGGCTGGCATTCGCCAGTAAAGATATGGTTGGCAAGATCCTCGGTGCCTGGTTCCCGGTAATGGCCTTCGTCGCTATCGGCTTCCAGCACGTGGTGGCGAATATGTTTATCGTTCCGGCGGCGATTTTTGCCGGTCAGCTGACCTGGGCCGACTATTTGCCGAACTTCATTGGCGTTTACCTCGGCAACGCTGTTGGCGGCGCGGTATTTGTTGGCCTCGCCTACTTCCTTGCTTACCGCCCTGCCCCAGAAGCCGCTCCCGCCTCGCGTTAA